One Peptostreptococcus equinus genomic window carries:
- a CDS encoding DUF2232 domain-containing protein, producing the protein MEIKESILFRKNIITLILFVVFSILTFFIGEKIYFLSILASLVLMIVSIQAHILISISFTVLGVAITYLLGGEIAAIKIALIYYIPSLLCGIIINGSRIRKIYIIKEKESKKIKVKQNQYASISTFLLSILVFAVGIALYYIVMKYIFDNDIIKNLQGILDKVVAIYRQNLSPQDLKRIEDTGVLGKVSNIGSIFAVLIFAKAVLYSIICYFVAIRLSNYVYSNKIEHIGVDNFVLPGKPVYVLFISILILFFVGYYNKEINTEFIIGNYIAVMSILFLLQGISLFIYIVKNWSQTKKAVNWILFILIILFMGIAPGLAIIGMLDNTMGYRDRWLSVDK; encoded by the coding sequence TTGGAAATTAAAGAAAGTATATTATTTAGAAAAAATATAATTACGCTTATATTATTTGTAGTTTTTTCAATATTAACATTTTTTATAGGTGAAAAAATATATTTTTTATCAATTTTAGCCTCATTAGTATTGATGATTGTGAGTATACAGGCTCATATTCTAATATCAATATCATTTACTGTGTTGGGTGTAGCAATTACATATCTGTTGGGAGGAGAAATTGCGGCTATTAAAATAGCCTTGATATATTATATACCAAGTTTATTGTGTGGAATAATAATAAATGGTTCAAGAATTAGAAAGATATATATAATAAAAGAAAAAGAATCTAAAAAGATAAAAGTAAAGCAGAATCAATATGCTTCAATATCTACATTTTTATTATCAATATTAGTATTTGCTGTAGGTATAGCATTATATTATATTGTTATGAAATATATTTTTGATAATGATATTATAAAAAACTTACAGGGCATTCTTGACAAAGTCGTTGCGATATACAGACAAAATTTGAGTCCACAAGACTTAAAAAGGATTGAAGATACTGGTGTATTGGGTAAAGTATCAAATATAGGATCTATATTTGCAGTTCTTATATTTGCTAAAGCTGTATTATATTCAATAATTTGCTACTTTGTCGCAATTCGACTATCAAATTATGTATATTCAAATAAAATTGAACATATAGGAGTAGACAACTTTGTTCTACCAGGAAAACCAGTATATGTTTTATTTATTTCAATTTTGATATTATTTTTTGTAGGATATTACAATAAAGAAATAAATACTGAATTTATAATTGGTAATTATATAGCAGTAATGAGCATACTATTTTTACTACAAGGTATTTCTTTATTTATTTATATAGTAAAAAACTGGTCTCAAACAAAAAAAGCTGTAAATTGGATACTTTTTATTTTGATAATTTTATTTATGGGTATAGCTCCTGGTCTAGCTATTATTGGTATGTTGGACAATACAATGGGTTATAGGGATAGATGGTTATCTGTAGATAAATAG
- a CDS encoding ABC transporter ATP-binding protein: MTNKDLCKDSILVVNDVYKSYDKNNVLNGMDFSIDKGKIVAFLGPNGCGKSTLVKMINGLTTIDSGQILVDGYSIGVETKKKISYLPERTYLNSWMKVKDLIDFFEDFYEDFDRFKAENMFSDMNIKLDSKLKILSKGTKEKVQLILVMSRNADLYILDEPIAGVDPAARTYIMKTILTNLPQDSSLLIVTHLISDIETICDEVIFINDGKILLQEETDKLREKYGKSIDSIFREEYRC; the protein is encoded by the coding sequence ATGACTAATAAGGATTTATGCAAAGATTCAATACTAGTAGTAAATGATGTTTACAAGTCATACGACAAAAATAATGTTTTAAATGGAATGGATTTTTCAATAGATAAGGGAAAAATAGTTGCCTTTCTGGGACCAAATGGTTGTGGTAAATCTACACTTGTTAAAATGATTAATGGACTTACTACAATAGATTCTGGGCAAATATTAGTAGATGGATATTCCATAGGAGTAGAAACTAAGAAAAAAATATCTTATTTGCCAGAAAGAACCTATTTAAATAGTTGGATGAAGGTAAAAGATCTTATCGATTTCTTTGAAGATTTTTATGAGGATTTTGATAGGTTTAAGGCAGAGAATATGTTTAGCGATATGAATATAAAATTAGATTCAAAATTAAAAATATTATCTAAAGGAACAAAGGAAAAAGTACAATTAATTTTAGTAATGTCGAGAAATGCAGATCTTTATATTTTAGATGAACCTATAGCAGGTGTTGATCCAGCTGCGAGAACATATATTATGAAGACTATACTTACTAATCTACCTCAGGATTCTAGTTTACTGATAGTTACTCACCTTATAAGTGACATAGAAACTATATGTGATGAAGTTATATTTATAAATGATGGAAAAATATTACTTCAAGAAGAGACAGATAAATTAAGAGAAAAATATGGAAAATCAATAGATTCAATATTTAGGGAGGAATACAGATGTTAG
- a CDS encoding GntR family transcriptional regulator, which translates to MQYNFDNNVPLYIQIIDIIKTKIISGHYEPGQQLEPVRTLAAEFEINPNTIQRALGELENQGLLHSQRTKGRFVTEDVTLIKKLRNKMVIEELEKTIKTLEKMGFKKMEIKEIFIELIDGGISND; encoded by the coding sequence ATGCAATACAATTTTGATAATAATGTTCCGCTATATATACAGATTATAGATATTATAAAAACAAAAATAATATCAGGACATTATGAACCGGGACAACAATTAGAACCCGTAAGAACTTTAGCAGCAGAATTTGAAATTAACCCAAATACAATACAAAGAGCTTTAGGTGAATTAGAAAATCAAGGTCTATTACATTCACAAAGAACCAAGGGAAGATTCGTTACGGAGGATGTTACATTGATTAAAAAATTAAGAAACAAGATGGTAATTGAAGAGTTAGAAAAAACTATAAAAACTTTAGAGAAAATGGGATTCAAGAAAATGGAAATCAAAGAAATATTCATAGAATTAATAGATGGAGGTATTTCAAATGACTAA
- a CDS encoding YeeE/YedE family protein — translation MNKRERIIGFILILLSLVFGRFYLESDILFFRLVIGIGLGYTLTRGYSGFAGSINRSFRTGSTRLLRTMMFMFFITALMSTAVLFKHDPSKFDLWINPINTGLLLGGILFGFGMAFSSCCASGVLTDLVTGLPRAIITLIFFCFGVFIGFPIQNSQAWVNKSIISSPTGTKIGYGGIYLPDLFKFDGLEGYLGAMILTGCFCFLVVYISYKYESNRKKNNTYFGHASEEMQLVENNIGEFDTVKHSIFSEEMYKRIFVRSWTLKTAAIIIAVIFTILMGVTKAGWGASTPYGLWFGKFLMLFGVSSKSLSNFTLMPDVAFSMPFFSHPINVQNFGIVVGTAMYLLTAGIFKQTFYSELKINSKEALFYVLGGFSMGFGTRLSNGCNVGALYTPIANFSLSGWIFLVFLAIGGILGNILAKKVNL, via the coding sequence ATGAACAAAAGAGAAAGAATAATAGGGTTTATTTTAATACTACTTAGTTTAGTATTTGGAAGATTCTATTTGGAAAGTGATATATTATTTTTTAGATTGGTCATTGGTATAGGTCTTGGATATACATTGACTAGAGGTTATAGTGGTTTTGCAGGATCTATAAATAGGTCTTTTAGAACAGGATCTACTAGGCTACTTAGAACTATGATGTTTATGTTTTTCATAACTGCTTTAATGAGTACGGCAGTTTTATTTAAACATGATCCAAGTAAATTTGATCTTTGGATAAATCCTATAAATACTGGATTGTTGTTGGGTGGTATACTATTTGGATTTGGAATGGCATTTTCATCATGTTGTGCTTCAGGCGTGCTTACAGACTTAGTTACAGGTCTACCTAGAGCTATTATAACTTTGATTTTCTTCTGTTTTGGAGTATTTATAGGTTTTCCTATACAAAATAGCCAAGCGTGGGTAAATAAATCCATAATATCTTCACCCACAGGAACAAAGATAGGATATGGAGGAATATACCTACCTGATTTATTTAAGTTTGATGGCTTGGAAGGTTATTTGGGAGCTATGATTTTGACAGGATGTTTTTGCTTTTTAGTAGTATATATATCTTATAAATATGAAAGTAATAGAAAGAAAAATAATACTTATTTTGGGCATGCCAGTGAAGAAATGCAGCTAGTAGAAAATAATATTGGTGAATTTGATACAGTAAAACACAGTATATTTTCAGAAGAGATGTATAAGAGAATTTTTGTACGTTCATGGACTCTAAAAACTGCAGCTATAATTATAGCGGTAATATTTACAATCTTAATGGGTGTTACAAAGGCCGGTTGGGGGGCCTCTACTCCATATGGTTTATGGTTTGGTAAATTCTTAATGTTATTTGGTGTAAGTTCAAAGTCACTATCTAATTTTACTTTGATGCCTGATGTAGCTTTTTCTATGCCATTTTTCTCACATCCTATAAATGTACAGAATTTTGGAATTGTTGTGGGAACAGCAATGTATTTACTAACAGCGGGAATATTTAAGCAGACTTTTTATTCTGAACTAAAGATAAATTCAAAAGAAGCACTATTCTATGTATTAGGCGGATTTTCTATGGGATTTGGTACAAGGTTATCTAATGGATGCAATGTAGGAGCCTTATATACACCTATTGCCAATTTTTCTTTGTCTGGATGGATATTCTTGGTGTTTCTCGCTATAGGTGGTATATTAGGAAATATTTTAGCCAAGAAAGTAAATTTATAA
- a CDS encoding FAD-dependent oxidoreductase — MKKRYIVIGGVAGGASAAARIRRLDENADIQIYDKGPDISFSNCCLPNFFSGEIKNTDDLILHNPQSFKETFNLDALTNHEVIEIKADQHKIIVRNLLTMKEFEDTYDYLILSPGAHAIKPSSIKNVDSNNVFTVKNVNDIRMIDEYLNKKNVKDVAVIGGGFIGVEVAECMRKSGKNISLVEASNQILNNFDYDMIQMLHKELYDNGIKLILSDSLVEINDSSILLKSGKVIEAQAVILAIGVKPSIDFAIKSGIKTGQTGAILVNHNYMTNLQDVYAIGDCIETFNSITNEKMKLALAGPAQKQARNVADALFGKSISNTGVIGSSCIRLFDMNAASTGLNESQCIKNNIDYRTSFVMPNDKVGLMPDANPIHLKVIYQYPSGKILGSQAIGKGNVIQRVNVIATLISMNAKLEDMKELELCYAPAFSTAKDAVNFAALAGLNYLNGEYKQISHTKVRDLVENGEYIIDVRGRDAYEKSHIIGAKNIPIEEIRNRIEEIPRDKTVYVHCRTSWNSYYVIQALKGYGFYNIVNIQGSFLALSYYEYFNDMTSDRKSILTGYNFE, encoded by the coding sequence ATGAAAAAAAGATATATAGTAATAGGTGGTGTAGCTGGAGGAGCATCTGCTGCAGCTAGAATTAGACGTTTGGATGAAAATGCAGACATACAGATTTATGATAAAGGACCGGATATTTCTTTTTCGAACTGCTGTTTACCTAATTTTTTCAGTGGGGAAATTAAAAATACAGATGATTTAATTTTACATAATCCACAATCTTTTAAAGAAACATTTAATTTGGATGCTTTAACAAATCATGAAGTAATAGAAATTAAGGCAGATCAACATAAAATAATAGTAAGAAATTTGCTTACTATGAAGGAGTTTGAAGATACATATGACTATTTAATATTATCTCCGGGAGCGCACGCTATTAAGCCTTCTTCAATAAAAAATGTAGATAGCAATAATGTTTTTACAGTTAAAAATGTAAATGATATTAGAATGATTGATGAGTATTTAAATAAAAAAAATGTAAAAGATGTGGCTGTAATAGGTGGTGGATTTATAGGAGTTGAAGTTGCAGAATGTATGAGAAAATCAGGTAAAAATATAAGTTTAGTTGAGGCATCAAACCAAATATTAAACAATTTTGACTATGATATGATACAGATGCTCCATAAAGAACTATATGATAATGGTATAAAACTTATTTTATCGGATTCACTAGTTGAAATTAATGATTCAAGTATACTTTTAAAAAGCGGTAAAGTGATAGAAGCTCAGGCAGTAATTCTTGCTATAGGTGTAAAACCAAGTATTGATTTTGCTATAAAATCTGGTATAAAAACCGGACAAACAGGAGCTATATTAGTGAATCATAATTATATGACCAATCTACAAGACGTATATGCAATAGGTGATTGCATAGAAACATTTAATTCAATTACAAATGAAAAAATGAAACTTGCTCTAGCAGGTCCTGCTCAAAAGCAGGCTAGAAATGTCGCGGACGCATTATTTGGGAAAAGTATATCAAATACTGGTGTAATAGGTTCATCATGTATTAGGTTGTTTGATATGAATGCGGCTTCTACAGGATTAAATGAAAGTCAGTGTATTAAAAATAATATTGATTATAGAACATCTTTTGTAATGCCAAATGATAAAGTTGGTCTTATGCCAGATGCAAATCCTATACATTTAAAGGTAATATATCAATATCCAAGTGGTAAGATATTGGGTTCTCAGGCAATAGGTAAAGGTAATGTAATTCAAAGAGTAAATGTGATAGCAACCTTAATATCTATGAATGCCAAGTTGGAAGATATGAAAGAATTAGAACTTTGCTATGCACCCGCATTTTCTACTGCAAAGGATGCTGTAAATTTTGCGGCTTTGGCAGGACTTAATTATTTAAATGGCGAATACAAACAAATTTCACATACAAAGGTTAGGGATTTAGTAGAAAATGGTGAATACATAATAGATGTTAGAGGAAGGGATGCTTACGAAAAATCTCATATTATAGGTGCAAAGAATATTCCAATTGAAGAGATAAGAAATAGGATAGAAGAAATACCTAGAGATAAGACTGTATACGTTCACTGTAGGACATCTTGGAATAGTTATTATGTAATACAGGCTCTAAAAGGATATGGTTTTTATAATATAGTGAATATACAAGGATCATTTTTAGCACTTAGCTATTATGAATACTTTAATGATATGACTAGTGATAGAAAATCTATACTGACAGGATATAATTTTGAGTAA
- the rpsR gene encoding 30S ribosomal protein S18, producing the protein MINKKRRKKKRVCQFCADKNIVIDYKNYQRLEKYVTERGKILPRRITGVCAKHQRELTKAIKLARNVALLPYTVE; encoded by the coding sequence ATGATAAACAAGAAAAGACGTAAGAAGAAAAGAGTTTGTCAGTTCTGTGCTGATAAAAATATAGTTATAGATTACAAGAACTATCAGAGACTAGAAAAGTATGTTACTGAAAGAGGTAAAATACTTCCTAGAAGAATAACTGGCGTTTGTGCAAAGCACCAGAGAGAGCTTACAAAGGCTATAAAGCTTGCTAGAAACGTAGCTTTATTACCATACACAGTAGAATAA
- a CDS encoding single-stranded DNA-binding protein, whose translation MNNVVLVGRLTKDPELRYIPGSGTPVATFTLAIDREYKNRDGSTTTDFIPVEIMGKPAEFCANYITKGRLVGVQGSIRVDRYETPNGEKRNFTKVSGRNIQALESKGTAPAAMPNTGDSNYEAPKFEPSGVVSPSEFSAVDDDDVPF comes from the coding sequence ATGAATAATGTTGTATTAGTTGGAAGATTAACTAAAGATCCAGAATTAAGATATATTCCAGGTTCTGGTACACCAGTGGCTACTTTTACATTAGCTATTGATAGAGAATATAAAAATAGAGATGGCTCTACAACAACTGATTTTATACCAGTTGAGATAATGGGTAAGCCAGCTGAATTTTGTGCAAACTATATTACAAAAGGAAGATTAGTGGGTGTTCAAGGTTCTATCAGAGTAGATAGATATGAAACTCCTAATGGAGAAAAAAGAAACTTCACTAAGGTATCAGGTCGTAATATACAGGCTCTTGAAAGCAAGGGAACAGCTCCCGCTGCTATGCCAAATACAGGGGATTCAAATTATGAAGCTCCAAAGTTTGAACCAAGCGGTGTAGTGAGCCCATCAGAGTTTTCTGCCGTAGATGACGATGACGTACCATTTTAA
- the rpsF gene encoding 30S ribosomal protein S6, which yields MKAYEVLYIVKPTLDDEAREAVLNSIKNIITEANGEVGEVDVWGSRKLAYPIQKFRDGVYTLVNFKATVELPKELDRRLKISEDVIRHVIVAQEEK from the coding sequence ATGAAAGCTTATGAAGTACTTTATATAGTAAAGCCAACTCTAGATGATGAAGCTAGAGAAGCTGTACTAAACTCAATCAAGAACATAATAACTGAAGCTAACGGTGAAGTTGGTGAAGTAGATGTTTGGGGAAGTAGAAAATTAGCTTATCCAATCCAGAAGTTTAGAGATGGTGTTTATACACTAGTAAACTTCAAGGCAACTGTTGAATTACCAAAAGAATTAGACAGAAGATTAAAGATAAGTGAAGATGTAATAAGACATGTCATAGTTGCGCAAGAAGAAAAATAA